Proteins encoded together in one Impatiens glandulifera chromosome 1, dImpGla2.1, whole genome shotgun sequence window:
- the LOC124921739 gene encoding COBRA-like protein 6, with protein sequence MDLHFLILFSLSLIDFLSPAYGYDPLDPNGNITIKWDVLVKNEDGNQNIQVSILNYQLYRHIELPGWRLSWGWQNQEVIWDMSGSEATEQGNCSTFLGSKKPHCCLQNPVIVDLLPGTPFNKQVSNCCKGGVLPSFVQGPGKFGSSFLMTIGSGAPSSTPPKGNVKVGVGIPTNFSLGVPGYSCGEAHLVPPSKFYSDNGRRTTEAVATYNVTCSYSQFLSSPSPKCCVSLSAFYNESIIPCPRCSCGCQGQAGLKCVKSGETPPVLQMPTDDNTPPPDPLVVCTRHMCPIRVHWHVKVSYKEYWRVKMTITNMNYVKNYSEWNLEVLHPSLQGLTQVFSFNYKPLNQHGNFNDTGMFYGIKFYNDMLSQAGENGNVQTEILLRKDPGNFTFRDGWAFPRRIYFNGDECVMPAPDDYPMMPSRALLLSPPNYILLFFLLCILWFSGFFY encoded by the exons ATGGATTTGCATTTCCTCATTCTGTTTTCACTCTCTCTCATCGATTTTCTCTCGCCAGCTT ATGGGTATGATCCATTGGATCCAAATGGTAACATCACAATCAAATGGGATGTCTTGGTAAAGAATGAAGATGGCAACCAAAAT ATACAAGTGTCGATATTGAATTACCAACTCTATCGACACATCGAGTTACCAGGTTGGAGACTAAGTTGGGGTTGGCAAAACCAAGAGGTAATATGGGACATGTCAGGGTCCGAAGCGACTGAGCAAGGAAATTGTTCCACGTTTCTTGGCTCGAAGAAACCACATTGTTGTCTTCAGAATCCTGTTATTGTCGATCTTTTGCCTGGGACACCTTTCAATAAACAAGTTTCCAATTGTTGTAAAGGCGGTGTCCTTCCTTCTTTTGTTCAAGGACCCGGTAAGTTTGGATCCTCATTTTTAATGACTATTGGCTCGGGTGCTCCAAGCTCCACGCCACCCAAAGGGAATGTTAAGGTTGGAGTTGGAATTCCGACTAACTTCTCCCTCGGCGTTCCTGGATATTCGTGTGGTGAAGCACATCTTGTTCCTCCTAGTAAATTCTATTCCGATAATGGTCGTCGAACCACCGAAGCTGTAG CTACATACAATGTTACATGTTCCTACTCACAATTCCTATCATCGCCGTCTCCAAAATGTTGTGTTTCGTTATCAGCATTTTACAACGAATCGATAATCCCATGCCCTCGTTGTAGTTGTGGCTGCCAAGGACAAGCCGGACTTAAATGTGTAAA gtctGGGGAGACACCGCCAGTGTTACAAATGCCGACGGATGATAACACACCACCACCAGATCCATTGGTGGTGTGTACGAGACACATGTGCCCTATACGTGTCCATTGGCACGTGAAAGTGAGCTATAAAGAGTATTGGAGGGTGAAAATGACAATTACAAACATGAATTATGTGAAGAACTATAGTGAATGGAATTTGGAGGTTCTTCATCCTAGTCTTCAAGGGCTAACACAAGTTTTCAGCTTTAACTATAAGCCTCTCAATCAGCATGGAAATTTCAATGATACAGGGATGTTCTATGGGATTAAGTTCTATAATGATATGTTATCGCAAGCTGGTGAAAATGGGAATGTACAAACGGAGATTTTATTGAGAAAAGATCCCGGAAACTTCACTTTTCGAGATGGTTGGGCTTTTCCAAGGAGAATATATTTCAATGGAGATGAATGTGTTATGCCAGCTCCAGATGATTATCCAATGATGCCAAGTAGAGCCTTACTTTTATCTCCACCAAActatattcttctttttttcttactttGTATCCTATGGTTTTCTGGTTTCTTCTACTAG
- the LOC124919018 gene encoding serine/threonine-protein kinase SRK2A — MDKYELVKDIGSGNFGVARLMRNKETKELVAMKYIERGSKIDENVAREIINHRSLRHPNIIRFKEVVLTPTHLAIVMEYAAGGELFERICNAGRFSEDEARYFFQQLISGVSYCHTLQICHRDLKLENTLLDGSPAPRLKICDFGYSKSSLLHSRPKSTVGTPAYIAPEVLSRREYDGKLSDVWSCGVTLYVMLVGAYPFEDQEDPRNFRKTIQRIMAIQYKIPDYVHISQDCRQLLSRIFVANPLRRTTIKEIKSHPWFLKNLPRELTEATQATYYRRENPTFSLQSVEDIMKIVDEAKTPPPTSRSIGAFGWGGRDEDDEKEEDAEEEDEYEEEEDDDEEDEYDKRVKEAHASGDVRPTPTPTPTREL, encoded by the exons ATGGATAAGTACGAGCTTGTTAAGGATATAGGATCGGGGAATTTCGGTGTCGCGAGACTGATGAGGAACAAGGAAACTAAAGAGCTTGTGGCGATGAAATACATCGAAAGAGGATCTAAA ATTGATGAGAATGTTGCTAGGGAGATCATAAATCACAGATCACTTCGACACCCTAACATTATCCGATTCAAAGAG GTTGTTCTGACTCCAACTCATCTTGCTATTGTCATGGAATATGCTGCTGGTGGCGAGCTCTTTGAACGTATCTGCAATGCAGGGCGCTTCAGTGAAGACGAG GCTAGGTACTTTTTCCAGCAGCTAATTTCAGGAGTCAGCTATTGTCATACACTG CAAATATGTCACAGAGATTTAAAGCTAGAGAATACCCTTCTAGATGGAAGCCCTGCTCCTCGTCTTAAAATTTGCGACTTTGGTTACTCCAAG TCATCTCTACTGCATTCAAGACCTAAGTCTACTGTTGGCACTCCGGCATATATTGCCCCAGAAGTTCTATCGCGGAGGGAATATGATGGAAAG TTGTCTGATGTCTGGTCCTGTGGGGTGACTCTCTATGTTATGCTTGTTGGGGCATACCCTTTTGAAGATCAAGAAGACCCAAGAAATTTCAGGAAAACAATTCAA CGCATAATGGCTATTCAATACAAGATTCCAGATTATGTACACATCTCCCAAGATTGTAGGCAACTCCTTTCTCGGATATTTGTTGCCAATCCATTGCGg AGGACAACTATCAAGGAAATCAAGAGCCATCCCTGGTTTTTGAAGAACCTACCAAGAGAGTTAACCGAAGCAACTCAGGCAACGTATTATAGAAGAGAAAACCCAACATTTTCCCTCCAAAGCGTCGAAGATATCATGAAAATAGTGGATGAAGCCAAAACTCCACCGCCAACCTCACGCTCAATAGGAGCTTTTGGTTGGGGAGGCCGCGATGAAGATGATGAGAAGGAAGAAGATgcagaagaagaggatgaatatgaagaagaagaagatgacgaCGAAGAGGATGAGTATGATAAGAGGGTTAAGGAGGCTCACGCAAGTGGGGATGTTCGTCCTACTCCAACCCCTACCCCTACCCGAGagctttaa
- the LOC124933501 gene encoding uncharacterized protein At4g06598-like: MNIPRGRIAQHHRVSSDSQMEEHPSWLNELINESETPVQRNVHRRSSSDSFVYTDLNYGSCNNMVSVCSWGSQDFGPYNNAIMQDPFDKRMNCTWDSICNPMPIKNNTDVHDSFFNLQEGDGVSFTAIEDTDENGHNDMKDYSLPISSSETDMKRTKQQFAQRSRVRKLRYIAELERSVHVLQIQGCGICAELEFLSHQNLILNMENKALKQRLENISQEHVIKCLEHEVLEREIRRLQSLYQQQRQHQLSSRRPSPRHRQTNSFDLDTQICYLN; the protein is encoded by the exons ATGAATATTCCCAGAGGTAGGATCGCACAACATCACCGTGTTTCCTCTGATAGCCAAATGGAAGAACACCCTTCTTGGCTGAACGAGCTTATCAACGAGTCAGAAACACCTGTACAAAGAAATGTTCATCGCCGTTCATCAAGCGATTCATTTGTTTATACTGATTTAAACTACGGTTCTTGTAACAACATGGTTTCAGTTTGTTCTTGGGGATCACAAGATTTTGGTCCCTACAACAATGCAATTATGCAGGATCCTTTTGATAAAAGAATGAACTGCACATGGGATTCAATTTGTAATCCAATGCCAATTAAAAACAACACTGATGTTCATGATTCATTCTTCAATCTCCAAGAAGGAGATGGGGTGTCATTTACTGCCATTGAGGATACAGATGAAAATGGTCATAATGATATGAAGGATTATTCACTTCCAATATCATCATCTGAAACAGATATGAAACGTACTAAACA ACAGTTTGCTCAACGTTCAAGGGTGCGTAAACTTAGGTACATTGCTGAACTGGAGAGGAGTGTGCATGTTTTACAG ATTCAAGGGTGTGGAATTTGCGCAGAACTTGAATTTCTCAGCCATCAGAATCTTATTCTGAACATGGAGAACAAAGCTTTGAAACAAAGACTAGAAAACATATCTCAAGAACATGTCATTAAATGCT TGGAACATGAAGTATTGGAAAGAGAGATTAGAAGGCTTCAATCCTTGTACCAGCAACAAAGACAACATCAACTGTCATCACGAAGACCGTCTCCTAGACATCGACAAACCAACAGCTTTGACCTCGACACACAAATTTGTTATTTGAACTAG